A genomic region of Chelmon rostratus isolate fCheRos1 chromosome 8, fCheRos1.pri, whole genome shotgun sequence contains the following coding sequences:
- the nkd2b gene encoding protein naked cuticle homolog 2-like isoform X1: MGKLQSKHACKRRENPEGDSFVVNAFLRRGMEECERYSAADHKLKSMQEFPNGELKEGQFTDQHCPLEVVLPPEKAEGCESYLQYLHSEDGEREILRDATKATGKKRISLDDLECDVSVEDDNRQEWIFTLYDFDNSGKVTKEDMSSLMHTIYDVVDASVNHSCHNKSKTLRVKLTVTPEPRCHRRETGADRCHQEEGRSADKRLSSYISSRGQSNEMPAAEGQHYCVDENTERRNHYLDLAGIENYTSRFEGTTPPFPPQEAHGRSSQSQSRSRSQEPETQVVNQRRSQVISDSYNPTESRSKGAQFLKSPKGTYKGGGGNNGGSGGGKSTKCHGYHPPLQTMLHSGSAAGHGGQDVYHLPHQTQSSGHHQHPLQYSHSKRLRAKAREAMSPSKTPLSPQSHPQQQPPVPSVLPSLEREQASGPPGSPGFVVPVVQRHEHHHHHEHHHHHHYHHYHQT; this comes from the exons ATGGGCAAACTTCAGTCAAAACATG CGTGTAAGCGCAGAGAGAACCCTGAAG GAGACAGTTTTGTTGTGAACGCCTTCCTCcggagagggatggaggaatgTGAGAGGTACAGCGCGGCGGATCACAAGCTGAAGAGCATGCAG GAGTTTCCAAATGGCGAGCTGAAGGAAGGACAATTCACAGATCAACACTGTCCCCTAGAGG TGGTTCTTCCTCCAGAGAAGGCTGAGGGCTGTGAAAGCTACTTGCAGTACCTGCACTCGGAGGATGGAGAGCGTGAAATACTGAGAGATGCGACCAAAGCTACCGGGAAGAAACGCATCAGTCTGGAC GACTTGGAGTGTGACGTTTCTGTGGAGGATGACAACCGCCAGGAGTGGATCTTCACTCTTTATGACTTTGACAACAGTGGGAAAGTTacaaaagag GACATGTCCAGTCTGATGCACACCATCTATGATGTGGTGGACGCCTCTGTGAACCACTCCTGCCATAATAAGAGCAAGACTCTGCGTGTCAAACTGACGGTCACTCCAGAGCCCAGGTGCCACAGACGAGAAACAGGAGCAG ATCGCTGTCACCAGGAAGAGGGGCGTTCAGCTGACAAGCGGCTGTCGTCCTACATCAG cAGCAGGGGGCAAAGCAATGAGATGCCAGCTGCTGAGGGTCAGCATTACTGTGTGGATGAGAACACAGAAAGAAGGAATCACTACCTGGACCTGGCTGGTATAGAGAACTACACCTCCAGATTTGAAG gAACCACACCTCCCTTCCCACCTCAGGAGGCTCATGGTCGGAGCTCCCAGAGCCAGAGCCGCTCCCGCTCCCAGGAACCAGAAACCCAAGTTGTTAACCAGCGGCGCTCACAGGTCATCAGCGATAGCTATAACCCTACAGAGTCTCGAAGCAAGGGTGCACAATTCCTCAAATCCCCCAAGGGAACCTACaagggaggtggagggaatAACGGGGGCAGCGGAGGTGGCAAATCCACTAAATGTCATGGCTACCACCCGCCTCTGCAAACCATGCTGCACAGTGGGAGCGCAGCAGGACACGGAGGTCAGGATGTGTACCACTTGCCACACCAAACCCAGTCCTCCGGCCACCATCAGCACCCTTTGCAATACAGTCACAGCAAACGGCTAAGAGCAAAAGCCCGAGAGGCCATGTCCCCATCCAAAACCCCGCTGTCCCCTCAGTCCCACCCCCAGCAGCAACCCCCTGTGCCCTCTGTACTGCCAAgcctggagagagagcaggcgTCCGGCCCACCTGGGAGTCCAGGGTTTGTGGTTCCTGTGGTCCAGCGCCACGAACACCACCATCACCAcgaacaccaccaccaccatcactaCCATCATTACCATCAGACATGA
- the nkd2b gene encoding protein naked cuticle homolog 2-like isoform X2, whose amino-acid sequence MGKLQSKHACKRRENPEGDSFVVNAFLRRGMEECERYSAADHKLKSMQEFPNGELKEGQFTDQHCPLEVVLPPEKAEGCESYLQYLHSEDGEREILRDATKATGKKRISLDDLECDVSVEDDNRQEWIFTLYDFDNSGKVTKEDMSSLMHTIYDVVDASVNHSCHNKSKTLRVKLTVTPEPRCHRRETGADRCHQEEGRSADKRLSSYISRGQSNEMPAAEGQHYCVDENTERRNHYLDLAGIENYTSRFEGTTPPFPPQEAHGRSSQSQSRSRSQEPETQVVNQRRSQVISDSYNPTESRSKGAQFLKSPKGTYKGGGGNNGGSGGGKSTKCHGYHPPLQTMLHSGSAAGHGGQDVYHLPHQTQSSGHHQHPLQYSHSKRLRAKAREAMSPSKTPLSPQSHPQQQPPVPSVLPSLEREQASGPPGSPGFVVPVVQRHEHHHHHEHHHHHHYHHYHQT is encoded by the exons ATGGGCAAACTTCAGTCAAAACATG CGTGTAAGCGCAGAGAGAACCCTGAAG GAGACAGTTTTGTTGTGAACGCCTTCCTCcggagagggatggaggaatgTGAGAGGTACAGCGCGGCGGATCACAAGCTGAAGAGCATGCAG GAGTTTCCAAATGGCGAGCTGAAGGAAGGACAATTCACAGATCAACACTGTCCCCTAGAGG TGGTTCTTCCTCCAGAGAAGGCTGAGGGCTGTGAAAGCTACTTGCAGTACCTGCACTCGGAGGATGGAGAGCGTGAAATACTGAGAGATGCGACCAAAGCTACCGGGAAGAAACGCATCAGTCTGGAC GACTTGGAGTGTGACGTTTCTGTGGAGGATGACAACCGCCAGGAGTGGATCTTCACTCTTTATGACTTTGACAACAGTGGGAAAGTTacaaaagag GACATGTCCAGTCTGATGCACACCATCTATGATGTGGTGGACGCCTCTGTGAACCACTCCTGCCATAATAAGAGCAAGACTCTGCGTGTCAAACTGACGGTCACTCCAGAGCCCAGGTGCCACAGACGAGAAACAGGAGCAG ATCGCTGTCACCAGGAAGAGGGGCGTTCAGCTGACAAGCGGCTGTCGTCCTACATCAG CAGGGGGCAAAGCAATGAGATGCCAGCTGCTGAGGGTCAGCATTACTGTGTGGATGAGAACACAGAAAGAAGGAATCACTACCTGGACCTGGCTGGTATAGAGAACTACACCTCCAGATTTGAAG gAACCACACCTCCCTTCCCACCTCAGGAGGCTCATGGTCGGAGCTCCCAGAGCCAGAGCCGCTCCCGCTCCCAGGAACCAGAAACCCAAGTTGTTAACCAGCGGCGCTCACAGGTCATCAGCGATAGCTATAACCCTACAGAGTCTCGAAGCAAGGGTGCACAATTCCTCAAATCCCCCAAGGGAACCTACaagggaggtggagggaatAACGGGGGCAGCGGAGGTGGCAAATCCACTAAATGTCATGGCTACCACCCGCCTCTGCAAACCATGCTGCACAGTGGGAGCGCAGCAGGACACGGAGGTCAGGATGTGTACCACTTGCCACACCAAACCCAGTCCTCCGGCCACCATCAGCACCCTTTGCAATACAGTCACAGCAAACGGCTAAGAGCAAAAGCCCGAGAGGCCATGTCCCCATCCAAAACCCCGCTGTCCCCTCAGTCCCACCCCCAGCAGCAACCCCCTGTGCCCTCTGTACTGCCAAgcctggagagagagcaggcgTCCGGCCCACCTGGGAGTCCAGGGTTTGTGGTTCCTGTGGTCCAGCGCCACGAACACCACCATCACCAcgaacaccaccaccaccatcactaCCATCATTACCATCAGACATGA